A portion of the Micromonospora vinacea genome contains these proteins:
- a CDS encoding glutaredoxin domain-containing protein: MLRRWVPAILVAAFGVLVAVTQLTAGLPVVGGVELLVFLALALLLSPWAFPRSMGADEAQRASAVDGRPIVYWRPGCHYCLRLRFSLGRLARRAHWVDIWHDPAAAAAVRAVAGGNETVPTVVLGDRAVVNPDRAWFREQLRAS; this comes from the coding sequence GTGCTTCGACGGTGGGTTCCGGCGATCCTGGTGGCGGCGTTCGGCGTGCTGGTGGCGGTGACGCAACTGACGGCCGGTCTGCCCGTCGTCGGCGGCGTCGAGTTGTTGGTCTTCCTGGCGTTGGCGCTGCTGCTGTCGCCGTGGGCCTTTCCCCGCTCGATGGGCGCCGACGAGGCGCAACGGGCCAGCGCGGTGGACGGCCGGCCGATCGTCTACTGGCGTCCCGGCTGTCACTACTGCCTGCGGCTCCGGTTCTCCCTCGGCCGGCTCGCCCGGCGGGCGCACTGGGTCGACATCTGGCACGACCCGGCCGCTGCCGCCGCCGTTCGGGCGGTGGCCGGCGGCAACGAGACGGTGCCCACCGTCGTGCTCGGCGATCGGGCTGTGGTCAACCCCGACCGGGCCTGGTTCCGCGAGCAGCTCCGCGCGTCCTGA
- a CDS encoding family 43 glycosylhydrolase encodes MPLPSPRTDPNTRRAIRREPAGRSGSRCLRSALAAVLVVLAVSAGLPVAGPAQAAPSVNYTNPLVNQRADPHIFRHTDGYYYLTATVPQYDRIVLRRATTLQGLATAAETTIWNRHTSGEMGAHIWAPEIHFINNRWYVYFAAGRTDDVWRIRMYVLENANANPLTGSWTERGRITTPWDTFSLDASTFVANGVRYLTWAQQEPSIGNNSNVYLARMGANPWQITGTVTRLVVPTYDWETRGYRVAEGPAVIQRNGRIFLTYSASATDANYCLGMLSASATANLLDAASWSKSPSPVFASNAATSQYGPGHNSFTVSEDGQSDILVYHDRNYRDITGDPLNDPNRRTRLQKVYWNADGTPNFGIPVPDGATPVRLRSHDQASSYIRHYDYRARIEPNVANLADSQFRIVTGLAGGGSVSLESTNFPGYYLRHRGYALYVEKNDGSALFGGDASFRRQAGLADSAGISLESQNFPGRHVRHRDGLLYIEAVGSSAERASATFHLE; translated from the coding sequence ATGCCGCTGCCATCCCCTCGAACCGACCCGAACACCCGCCGAGCCATCCGCCGGGAGCCCGCCGGCCGCAGCGGCTCCCGGTGTCTCCGGTCGGCGCTGGCCGCGGTGCTGGTGGTCCTCGCCGTGTCGGCCGGCCTGCCCGTGGCCGGGCCGGCGCAAGCCGCACCGTCCGTGAACTACACCAACCCGTTGGTGAACCAGCGGGCCGACCCGCACATCTTCCGGCACACCGACGGCTACTACTACCTGACCGCGACGGTGCCGCAGTACGACCGGATCGTGCTGCGCCGGGCCACCACACTGCAGGGTTTGGCGACGGCTGCGGAGACGACGATCTGGAACCGCCACACCAGCGGAGAGATGGGTGCCCACATCTGGGCGCCGGAGATCCATTTCATCAACAACCGCTGGTACGTGTACTTCGCAGCGGGCCGCACCGACGACGTGTGGCGGATCCGGATGTACGTGCTGGAGAACGCCAACGCCAATCCGCTGACCGGTTCGTGGACGGAACGCGGCCGCATCACGACACCCTGGGACACCTTCAGCCTGGACGCCTCGACCTTCGTCGCCAACGGGGTGCGCTATCTGACCTGGGCACAGCAGGAGCCTTCGATCGGAAACAACTCCAACGTCTATCTCGCCCGGATGGGTGCCAACCCGTGGCAGATCACCGGCACGGTGACCCGGCTGGTCGTGCCGACGTACGACTGGGAGACCCGCGGCTACCGGGTGGCCGAGGGCCCGGCGGTGATCCAACGCAACGGCCGGATCTTCCTGACCTACTCGGCCAGCGCCACTGACGCCAACTACTGCCTCGGGATGCTGAGCGCCTCCGCCACCGCGAACCTGCTCGACGCCGCCTCCTGGAGCAAGAGCCCCAGCCCGGTGTTCGCCAGCAACGCGGCCACCAGCCAGTACGGCCCCGGCCACAACTCGTTCACCGTCTCCGAAGACGGGCAGAGCGACATCCTCGTCTACCACGACCGGAACTACCGCGACATCACCGGCGACCCGCTCAACGACCCGAACCGACGCACGCGGCTGCAGAAGGTGTACTGGAACGCCGACGGCACGCCGAACTTCGGCATCCCGGTGCCCGACGGGGCCACACCGGTGCGGCTGCGCTCACATGACCAGGCCAGCAGCTACATCCGGCACTACGACTACCGGGCACGGATCGAGCCGAACGTGGCCAACCTGGCCGACTCCCAGTTCCGCATCGTCACCGGCCTCGCCGGCGGCGGATCGGTGTCGCTGGAGTCGACGAACTTCCCCGGTTACTACCTACGCCACCGGGGCTACGCGCTGTACGTGGAAAAGAACGACGGCTCGGCGCTCTTCGGCGGCGACGCGAGCTTCCGTCGCCAAGCCGGCCTCGCCGACAGCGCGGGGATCTCCCTGGAGTCGCAGAACTTCCCGGGCCGCCACGTGCGCCACCGTGACGGACTGCTCTACATCGAGGCGGTCGGTTCGAGCGCCGAGCGCGCCTCGGCCACCTTCCACCTGGAGTAG
- a CDS encoding RICIN domain-containing protein, with the protein MPFTITRRPFGGGSIKRGRRTAVVLAMITMLVGAAGAVLISAPPAAAASIDTNAYYVLVNRNSGKVLDVRDTSTADGAVIQQWSRNDGAWQQFQFVSSGSGYYRLKARHSGKVVDLWEWNTADGAEYRQWSDVNGTNQQFQVLDSDSGHVRLINRHSAKALEVWERSTADGGRISQYADLNGTNQQWQLIAVGGGSTPPTTGCGSGSTNAEAVLSGSTWTARNGSSTVYSGSDMLSAMQAAVNSLSAGRTSKQRVVVRGSGSVSAGSRLSLPSYTTLAVCGTINVTGSGSGDQAPVYSRGTTDVEVQNLTLTGSPLYGIFMRNVNNLTLGQIDMRLSAGLGVRIDNHGGDRAVKVRNIRIDTVYVSGTGTHGVETYGVDGLTIGTVTARNTRDSGLLLNDTINATIGTVDAQGAGAGTGYAAFRMANRNGRVGNSYPTNIRVGTVLASGGGRGIFCVSESGGAVIDRVTISNTGNNAILVENCYNVVIAGVSGTVTGGGEVRIAARTEFPISSGIRFQNLTVSGTNITQSPCGGANNTISNVTRVNSTLTWC; encoded by the coding sequence ATGCCCTTCACCATCACGAGAAGACCGTTCGGCGGCGGGTCGATCAAACGCGGCCGGCGTACCGCAGTGGTGCTCGCCATGATCACCATGCTGGTCGGCGCGGCCGGTGCCGTTCTCATCAGCGCACCGCCGGCAGCGGCGGCGAGCATCGACACCAACGCCTACTACGTCCTGGTCAACCGGAACAGCGGCAAGGTCCTCGACGTCCGGGACACCTCGACCGCGGACGGCGCGGTGATCCAGCAGTGGTCCCGTAACGACGGCGCGTGGCAACAGTTCCAGTTCGTCTCCTCCGGCAGCGGCTACTACCGCCTCAAGGCCCGACACAGCGGCAAGGTCGTCGACCTGTGGGAGTGGAACACCGCCGACGGCGCCGAGTACCGCCAGTGGTCCGATGTCAACGGCACCAACCAGCAGTTCCAGGTTCTCGACTCCGACAGCGGCCATGTACGTCTGATCAACCGCCACTCGGCGAAGGCACTTGAGGTCTGGGAGCGGTCCACTGCCGACGGCGGCCGGATCAGCCAGTACGCCGACCTCAACGGGACCAACCAGCAGTGGCAGCTGATCGCGGTCGGAGGTGGCAGCACACCGCCGACCACCGGCTGTGGCAGCGGGTCGACCAACGCCGAGGCGGTTCTGAGCGGGAGCACCTGGACGGCCCGCAACGGCTCGTCGACTGTCTACTCGGGTTCGGACATGCTGTCGGCGATGCAGGCGGCGGTCAACTCGCTCTCGGCGGGGCGTACGTCGAAGCAGCGGGTGGTGGTTCGCGGCTCGGGCTCGGTGAGCGCCGGCTCGCGGTTGTCGCTGCCGTCGTACACGACACTGGCCGTGTGCGGCACGATCAACGTGACCGGGTCCGGCTCGGGTGACCAGGCACCGGTGTACTCCCGGGGAACCACTGACGTCGAGGTGCAGAACCTCACGCTGACCGGTTCGCCGTTGTACGGGATCTTCATGCGCAACGTGAACAACCTGACCCTCGGGCAGATCGACATGCGGCTCTCGGCCGGTCTGGGCGTCCGCATCGACAACCATGGTGGGGATCGGGCGGTCAAGGTGCGCAACATCCGCATCGACACCGTGTACGTGTCGGGGACCGGCACCCACGGGGTGGAGACGTACGGCGTGGATGGTCTGACGATCGGCACGGTCACGGCGCGCAACACCCGGGACTCCGGCCTGCTGCTAAACGACACGATCAACGCCACGATCGGCACTGTCGACGCGCAGGGCGCCGGGGCGGGCACCGGGTACGCGGCGTTCCGGATGGCCAACCGCAACGGCCGGGTGGGCAACTCGTACCCGACAAACATCCGGGTCGGAACCGTGCTCGCGTCCGGCGGTGGCCGAGGGATCTTCTGCGTGTCCGAGTCCGGTGGCGCGGTGATCGACCGGGTGACGATCTCGAACACGGGGAACAACGCGATCCTGGTGGAGAACTGCTACAACGTGGTCATCGCCGGGGTGTCGGGGACGGTGACGGGCGGTGGTGAGGTGAGGATCGCGGCCCGGACCGAGTTCCCGATCTCCTCCGGCATCCGGTTCCAGAATCTGACAGTCAGCGGCACCAACATCACCCAGAGCCCCTGCGGTGGCGCGAACAACACGATCAGCAACGTCACCCGGGTCAACTCGACACTGACCTGGTGTTGA
- a CDS encoding prolyl oligopeptidase family serine peptidase, whose translation MSSVTRRTVLAGGAGAAIGLALPGVAAHADGHQPTSVSFTLDARTLDGGEQVTSVTLDTGRLGPIDPAGLTPGTFSVHARATSPIPIAPGDQIFSEYDLDRTVTAARLDRHGNIVLDLSHAEGQPGGGTLGYILSRGRNVRLDLVYTITQNTPIVGRRGAPITITRFVQAGLSNPEVDAFSYHISGSGMKYRLYSPDHSPRHGRRPLIVWLHGGGEGASLPDDYYDNETTLRANRGALGFATPQAQRIFSGAYVVAPQSTSYWMEDGPRFAPLIREIIQDLVRRKRVDPDRIYVVGCSNGGYMSLEMTTTYPDLFAASVPICGIVEPLSGEGPPLITDAELAKIRTPTWLVTSRDDDTVPPETNTIHAHDLIPGSLITLYDHVVWNGYQFPGHWSWIYVARNDPSLNGTHIWQWMARRRR comes from the coding sequence ATGTCGTCTGTCACTCGTCGCACCGTTCTGGCCGGTGGGGCCGGTGCCGCCATCGGCCTGGCTCTGCCCGGCGTCGCCGCCCACGCCGACGGTCACCAGCCCACCAGCGTGAGCTTCACCCTCGACGCCAGAACGCTCGACGGCGGTGAGCAGGTCACCTCGGTCACCCTCGACACCGGCCGGCTCGGGCCGATCGACCCGGCCGGGCTGACCCCCGGCACGTTCAGCGTGCACGCCAGGGCCACCAGCCCGATCCCGATCGCTCCCGGGGACCAGATCTTCAGCGAGTACGACCTGGACCGCACGGTGACCGCGGCCCGGCTCGACCGGCACGGAAACATCGTGCTGGACTTGAGCCACGCCGAGGGTCAACCCGGCGGTGGCACCCTCGGCTACATCCTGAGCAGGGGCCGCAACGTCCGGCTGGACCTCGTCTACACCATCACGCAGAACACCCCCATCGTCGGGCGCCGCGGCGCGCCGATCACCATCACCCGCTTCGTGCAGGCAGGGCTGTCGAACCCCGAGGTGGACGCCTTCAGCTACCACATCTCGGGCTCGGGTATGAAGTACCGGCTGTACTCGCCCGACCACTCGCCCCGGCACGGCCGGCGGCCGCTGATCGTCTGGCTGCACGGTGGCGGCGAGGGTGCCTCGCTGCCGGACGACTACTACGACAACGAGACCACGCTGCGGGCCAACCGGGGTGCGCTCGGCTTCGCCACCCCGCAGGCTCAGCGGATCTTCTCCGGCGCGTACGTCGTCGCTCCGCAGAGCACCTCCTACTGGATGGAGGACGGCCCCCGGTTCGCCCCGCTGATCCGCGAGATCATTCAGGACCTCGTACGCCGCAAGCGGGTCGACCCCGACCGGATCTACGTGGTCGGTTGCAGCAACGGCGGCTACATGTCCCTGGAGATGACCACCACCTATCCCGACCTGTTCGCCGCGTCGGTGCCGATCTGCGGCATCGTCGAGCCGCTCAGCGGGGAGGGCCCGCCGCTGATCACCGACGCCGAGTTGGCGAAGATTCGGACCCCGACCTGGCTGGTCACCTCACGCGACGACGACACAGTGCCACCCGAGACCAACACGATCCACGCCCACGACCTCATCCCGGGATCCCTGATCACCCTGTACGACCACGTCGTCTGGAACGGCTACCAGTTCCCCGGCCACTGGTCCTGGATCTACGTCGCCCGCAACGACCCGAGCCTCAACGGCACCCACATCTGGCAGTGGATGGCCCGCCGCCGTCGGTGA
- a CDS encoding ATP-binding protein: MRTSDDLAGLLRALRRRHARQQGDGELTYRELAARTGWSHTAIAEYLTGKTLPPTDRLDALVRLLGATPAEQGALATARDRVEESRRRTPRPTDRLVPRQLPADVASLAGRDDELALLDKLVAAPTAVVVAAISGTAGVGKTSLAVHWAHRVADQFDDGQLYVNLRGFDPRGQALTATKALHGFLDALGVPAARVPADLDAQAALYRSALARKRVLIVLDNARDAEQVRPLLPGTPTTVVLVTSRNQLTSLVSLDSAHPIPLGLLSRDAAGRLLTGRLGAERVAAEPEAAEAIIAACARLPLALSIAAARVQQSGFPLATLATELGTAGRRFGVLDAGDAVGEVRAVFSWSYTALTPPAAGLFRLLGLHPGPDITVAAAASLAGLPADGTRRSLTELTRANLLAEYRPGRFTAHDLLRAYAAELSDGTDPEPDRRAATTRLLDHYTHTTHAADALLRPHSDPVDHLITPPAAGVRPERPTTHAEAMAWLTAEHPVLLAALRQAAGAGFDAHTWRLGRALDTFLDRQGHWQDRVETCRSALLAAERLGDPVAQAVAHRFLAGAHTVVNRYADALGHLERALDLYVRAADAEGEARTHQNLASLWDRQGEPRKALEHSKRTLALAEAAGHRRAQADALNAVGWCHAQLGEHLAALAYCEQALALLQQLDDRAGEAATWDSLGFAHHHLGQYGRAVECYKRTLELTRDLGDLWGEADTLSRLGDTRHALGDPTSGRADWQRALDIFTALNHPDATAVRAKLQLP; this comes from the coding sequence GTGCGAACGTCCGACGACCTTGCCGGGTTGTTGCGGGCGTTGCGACGCAGGCACGCACGCCAACAGGGTGACGGTGAGCTGACCTATCGCGAGTTGGCCGCCCGCACCGGCTGGTCGCACACCGCGATCGCGGAATACCTCACCGGGAAGACGCTGCCGCCCACCGACCGGCTCGACGCTCTGGTCCGGCTCCTCGGTGCCACGCCGGCCGAGCAGGGCGCGCTGGCCACCGCCCGGGACCGGGTCGAGGAGAGCCGCCGTCGCACGCCGCGCCCAACCGACCGGCTGGTGCCCCGGCAGTTGCCCGCCGACGTGGCCAGCCTCGCCGGCCGCGACGACGAGTTGGCCCTTCTGGACAAGCTCGTCGCCGCGCCCACCGCCGTCGTGGTCGCCGCCATCTCGGGCACCGCCGGGGTGGGCAAGACCTCCCTGGCCGTGCACTGGGCGCACCGCGTCGCGGACCAGTTCGACGACGGTCAGCTCTACGTGAACCTGCGCGGCTTCGACCCGCGCGGGCAGGCGCTGACTGCGACGAAGGCGCTCCACGGCTTCCTGGACGCGCTCGGGGTGCCGGCCGCCCGGGTGCCCGCCGACCTCGACGCCCAGGCCGCGCTGTACCGCAGCGCGCTGGCCCGCAAACGGGTCCTCATCGTGCTGGACAACGCCCGCGACGCCGAACAGGTCCGTCCGCTGCTGCCCGGCACACCCACCACCGTGGTGCTGGTGACGAGCCGCAACCAGCTCACCTCTCTGGTCAGCCTCGACAGCGCGCACCCGATCCCGCTCGGCCTGCTCAGCCGCGACGCGGCCGGTCGTCTGCTCACCGGTCGGCTCGGCGCCGAACGGGTGGCCGCCGAGCCGGAGGCCGCCGAGGCGATCATCGCCGCCTGCGCCCGGCTACCGCTGGCGTTGAGCATCGCCGCCGCCAGGGTCCAGCAGTCCGGCTTCCCGCTGGCCACCCTCGCGACCGAGCTGGGGACGGCCGGTCGGCGGTTCGGCGTCCTGGACGCGGGTGACGCGGTCGGCGAGGTACGGGCGGTGTTCTCCTGGTCGTACACCGCCCTCACCCCGCCGGCGGCCGGCCTGTTCCGGCTGCTGGGCCTGCACCCCGGCCCGGACATCACGGTGGCCGCGGCGGCGAGCCTGGCCGGTCTTCCGGCGGACGGAACCCGCCGGTCACTGACCGAGCTGACCCGTGCGAACCTGCTCGCCGAGTACCGGCCCGGCCGGTTCACGGCGCACGACCTGTTGCGGGCGTACGCCGCCGAACTCAGCGACGGCACCGATCCCGAGCCGGACCGCAGGGCCGCCACGACAAGGCTTCTCGACCACTACACCCACACCACCCACGCCGCCGACGCCCTGCTGCGCCCGCACAGCGACCCGGTCGACCACCTCATCACCCCGCCCGCAGCCGGTGTGCGTCCTGAGCGGCCCACCACCCACGCGGAGGCGATGGCCTGGTTGACCGCCGAGCATCCGGTCCTGCTCGCCGCGCTCCGCCAGGCCGCCGGTGCGGGATTCGACGCGCACACCTGGCGGTTGGGTCGGGCCCTCGACACGTTCCTGGACCGGCAGGGGCACTGGCAGGACCGCGTCGAGACCTGCCGCTCGGCCCTGCTCGCCGCCGAGCGTCTCGGCGACCCGGTCGCACAGGCGGTCGCGCACCGCTTCCTCGCCGGCGCCCACACCGTGGTCAACCGGTACGCCGACGCGCTGGGCCACCTCGAACGGGCCCTCGACCTGTACGTCCGCGCTGCTGACGCCGAGGGCGAGGCGCGTACGCACCAGAACCTCGCCTCGTTGTGGGACCGGCAGGGCGAGCCACGGAAAGCCCTTGAGCACTCGAAGCGGACCCTCGCGCTGGCCGAGGCCGCCGGCCATCGCCGGGCCCAGGCCGACGCGCTCAACGCGGTCGGCTGGTGCCATGCCCAGCTCGGCGAGCACCTCGCCGCGTTGGCGTACTGCGAGCAGGCCCTCGCACTCCTCCAACAGCTCGACGACCGCGCCGGCGAGGCCGCGACCTGGGACAGTCTCGGCTTCGCACACCATCACCTCGGCCAGTACGGCCGGGCCGTGGAGTGCTACAAGCGCACGCTTGAGCTGACCCGCGACCTCGGCGACCTCTGGGGTGAGGCGGACACCCTCAGCCGGCTCGGTGACACCCGCCACGCCCTCGGCGACCCCACCTCCGGTCGGGCCGACTGGCAGCGGGCACTGGACATCTTCACGGCTCTCAACCACCCGGACGCCACCGCCGTCCGCGCGAAACTCCAGCTCCCCTGA
- a CDS encoding sensor histidine kinase, whose amino-acid sequence MHPRLHAVLAEPRVSPAPSRTWRDWAVIAALAPAILVEGVFRPDLPWRVGCVVVALALLPTLLWRRTAPLAMVVIAFGCTTVAPFVLPGDPCQLFTAGFLVLLVYALFRWGSGRDAVLGSFFVVAKVTTAGLVGSIDGGELVAGFAVMFAAATLGVAIRFRAAARLRELDQVKLLERERLARDLHDTVAHHVSAMAIRAQAGIAASASQPDAAVEALHTIEAEASRALAEMRAMVRVLRRNEPADLGPNPQIADIGRLAGQFRTGPTVDVDLRGDLGGLPPTVGSALYRLAQESVTNARRHARHATRIEVSVAADDTSVCLRVSDDGEAGGARPTGSPGFGLVGMMERADLLGGTCEAGPNPDRGWTVTAVLPREGVGA is encoded by the coding sequence ATGCACCCTCGCCTGCACGCGGTGTTGGCCGAGCCGCGTGTCTCACCCGCCCCGTCGCGGACGTGGCGCGACTGGGCGGTGATCGCCGCCCTCGCTCCGGCGATCCTGGTGGAAGGGGTCTTCCGACCCGATCTGCCGTGGCGGGTGGGCTGCGTCGTCGTCGCGCTCGCGCTGCTGCCCACGCTCCTGTGGCGGCGTACCGCACCGCTGGCGATGGTGGTGATCGCTTTCGGCTGCACGACGGTCGCCCCGTTCGTGCTGCCCGGCGATCCCTGCCAGCTGTTCACGGCGGGCTTCCTGGTCCTCCTGGTCTACGCGCTGTTCCGTTGGGGCTCCGGCCGGGATGCGGTGCTCGGTTCGTTCTTCGTGGTGGCCAAGGTGACCACCGCCGGCCTGGTCGGCTCGATCGACGGCGGTGAGCTGGTCGCCGGTTTCGCGGTGATGTTCGCCGCCGCCACGCTGGGTGTCGCGATCCGTTTCCGCGCCGCCGCCCGACTGCGCGAGCTCGATCAGGTGAAGCTGTTGGAGCGGGAACGGCTCGCCCGCGACCTGCACGACACGGTGGCCCACCACGTGTCGGCGATGGCGATCCGCGCCCAGGCCGGCATCGCCGCGTCGGCGAGTCAGCCGGATGCCGCCGTCGAGGCGCTGCACACCATCGAGGCCGAGGCGTCCCGTGCGCTTGCCGAGATGCGCGCGATGGTCCGCGTCCTGCGCCGCAACGAGCCCGCCGACCTCGGTCCCAACCCGCAGATCGCCGACATCGGGCGGCTCGCCGGCCAGTTCCGCACCGGGCCGACCGTCGACGTGGATCTGCGCGGCGACCTCGGAGGCCTTCCGCCCACTGTCGGCTCCGCGCTCTACCGCCTGGCTCAGGAGTCGGTCACCAATGCCCGTCGGCACGCGCGCCACGCCACCCGCATCGAGGTCAGCGTCGCAGCCGACGACACGTCGGTGTGCCTGCGGGTCAGCGACGACGGTGAGGCCGGCGGTGCCCGTCCGACCGGTTCGCCCGGTTTCGGGCTGGTGGGCATGATGGAGCGCGCCGACCTGCTCGGCGGCACCTGCGAGGCCGGCCCCAACCCGGACCGTGGGTGGACGGTCACGGCCGTGCTCCCCCGCGAGGGGGTCGGCGCGTGA
- a CDS encoding response regulator produces MTVRVLVADDQEIVRTGLTIILNTQPGIEVVGGAGDGREAVELARRLRPDVCLFDIRMPGMDGIEATRALAGPTVPEPLAVVVITTFDLDEYVYAALRAGARGFLLKEAGPDLLSQAVHAAANGDALIAPSVTTRLLKAFADADPAAPRAQPVEALTDREEQVLVAVARGRTNQEIADELYITLSTVKSHVTSLMMKLGVRNRVEVAMWAYETNRRRRHW; encoded by the coding sequence GTGACGGTTCGCGTGCTCGTGGCTGACGACCAGGAGATCGTCCGTACCGGCCTCACCATCATCCTGAACACTCAGCCCGGCATCGAGGTCGTCGGTGGGGCCGGCGACGGCCGCGAGGCGGTCGAGCTCGCCCGGCGGCTCCGCCCCGACGTGTGTCTGTTCGACATTCGGATGCCGGGCATGGACGGCATCGAGGCCACCCGGGCGCTCGCTGGGCCAACGGTCCCGGAGCCGCTCGCGGTGGTCGTCATCACGACCTTCGACCTCGACGAGTACGTGTACGCGGCGCTGCGGGCCGGCGCTCGCGGTTTCCTGCTCAAGGAGGCCGGCCCCGACCTGCTCAGCCAGGCGGTGCACGCGGCCGCCAACGGGGACGCGCTGATCGCGCCGAGCGTCACCACGCGGCTGCTGAAGGCGTTCGCCGACGCGGACCCGGCCGCGCCGCGCGCGCAGCCCGTCGAGGCGCTCACCGACCGGGAGGAGCAGGTCCTGGTCGCCGTCGCGCGGGGACGCACCAACCAGGAGATCGCCGACGAGCTCTACATCACGTTGAGCACTGTCAAGTCGCACGTCACCAGCCTGATGATGAAGCTGGGGGTGCGTAACCGGGTCGAGGTGGCGATGTGGGCGTACGAGACCAACCGCCGCCGACGGCACTGGTGA
- a CDS encoding DUF2306 domain-containing protein — MTMREWRLPAALILLGLIPMLAGAGRLTELGAGPEVTPANARFVADPLPVVLHIVGAVVYTILGAFQFVPRLRRHSWHRRAGRLLVPCGLTVAFTGLWMAVAYDLPAHDNDVLAGMRLVFGSAMAGSILLGLAAVLRRDIARHRRWMVRGYAIGLGAGTQAFTHAPYLIATGEQPDGNARAGLVVAGWLINLAVAEWYLRRPAPVVTAAALR; from the coding sequence ATGACGATGCGCGAGTGGCGGCTACCCGCCGCGTTGATCCTGCTGGGACTGATACCGATGCTCGCCGGCGCGGGACGTCTCACCGAGTTGGGCGCCGGACCGGAGGTCACCCCGGCGAACGCGCGCTTCGTCGCCGATCCGCTGCCTGTGGTGTTGCACATCGTCGGCGCCGTGGTCTACACGATCCTCGGCGCGTTCCAGTTCGTGCCCCGTCTGCGCCGGCACTCCTGGCACCGCAGGGCCGGCCGGCTGCTCGTCCCCTGTGGGCTGACTGTCGCGTTCACCGGCCTGTGGATGGCCGTCGCGTACGACCTGCCGGCCCATGACAACGACGTGCTCGCCGGCATGCGACTCGTCTTCGGCTCGGCCATGGCCGGCTCGATCCTGCTCGGCCTCGCCGCCGTGCTCCGCCGGGACATCGCCCGGCACCGCAGGTGGATGGTGCGCGGCTACGCGATCGGGCTCGGCGCCGGTACCCAGGCGTTCACCCACGCGCCGTACCTCATCGCGACCGGCGAGCAACCCGACGGCAACGCCCGGGCCGGCCTGGTGGTCGCCGGCTGGCTGATCAATCTTGCGGTGGCCGAGTGGTACCTGCGGCGTCCGGCTCCGGTCGTCACCGCGGCGGCCCTGCGCTGA
- a CDS encoding IclR family transcriptional regulator produces MSVSEEATRSPEFVQSLERGLAVIRAFDGEHPQLTLSDVARRTGLTRAAARRFLLTLVELGYVHTDGRLFSLRARILELGYAYLSSLSLPEVAQRHMEALVARVHESCSVSVLDGDEVVYVARVPTKRIMTVGISVGTRFPAYATSMGRVLLAAQPADWLDDYLATAQLRPLTRRTVTDPAKLRAVLTKIATQGYAIVDQELEEGLRSVAAPIHGENGSVIAAVNVSAHATRGSFEMIRRELLPPLLAAAKRIEEDIRGGLSRTADADPS; encoded by the coding sequence GTGAGCGTGAGCGAGGAGGCGACGAGGTCGCCGGAGTTCGTCCAGTCGTTGGAGCGCGGCCTCGCGGTGATCCGGGCATTCGACGGCGAACATCCGCAGCTCACGCTCAGTGACGTGGCAAGACGGACCGGACTGACCCGGGCCGCGGCGCGCCGGTTCCTGCTCACCCTGGTCGAGCTGGGCTACGTGCACACCGACGGTCGGCTCTTCTCGCTGCGGGCACGGATCCTCGAACTCGGCTACGCGTACCTGTCCAGCCTGAGCCTGCCCGAGGTCGCGCAGCGGCACATGGAGGCGCTCGTCGCGCGGGTGCACGAGTCCTGCTCGGTGTCGGTGCTCGACGGCGACGAGGTGGTCTACGTCGCGCGCGTGCCCACCAAGCGGATCATGACGGTGGGGATCAGCGTCGGCACCCGGTTCCCCGCGTACGCCACCTCCATGGGCCGGGTGCTGCTCGCCGCGCAACCGGCGGACTGGCTGGACGACTACCTGGCCACGGCGCAGCTGCGGCCGCTGACCCGGCGTACCGTCACCGACCCGGCCAAGCTGCGCGCCGTCCTGACGAAGATCGCCACCCAGGGGTACGCCATCGTGGACCAGGAGTTGGAGGAGGGGCTGCGCTCCGTGGCCGCGCCGATCCACGGCGAGAACGGGTCGGTGATCGCGGCGGTGAACGTCTCCGCGCACGCCACCCGGGGGTCCTTCGAGATGATCCGTCGGGAGCTGCTCCCGCCGCTGCTGGCCGCCGCGAAGCGGATCGAGGAGGACATCCGGGGCGGCCTGAGCCGGACGGCCGACGCCGATCCATCGTGA
- the pcaC gene encoding 4-carboxymuconolactone decarboxylase codes for MNDRERHEAGMTVRRQVLGDAHVDHAVANTEEFTADFQDFITRYAWGEVWSRPGLDRRTRSCITLAVLATLHHDEELAMHVRAALRNGLSPAEVAEVLLQVGVYAGVPAANRAFKVARETLRQEAG; via the coding sequence ATGAACGACCGCGAGCGGCACGAGGCGGGCATGACGGTACGTCGACAGGTGCTGGGTGACGCGCACGTGGACCACGCGGTCGCCAACACGGAGGAGTTCACCGCCGACTTCCAGGACTTCATCACCCGCTACGCCTGGGGGGAGGTGTGGAGCAGGCCGGGCCTCGACCGGCGTACCCGCAGTTGCATCACCCTCGCCGTGCTCGCCACCCTGCACCACGACGAGGAGCTGGCGATGCACGTCCGGGCCGCGCTGCGCAACGGGCTCAGCCCGGCGGAGGTGGCGGAGGTTCTGCTCCAGGTCGGCGTCTACGCTGGCGTACCGGCGGCGAACCGGGCGTTCAAGGTGGCCCGGGAGACCCTGCGGCAGGAGGCCGGGTGA